The Calliphora vicina chromosome 3, idCalVici1.1, whole genome shotgun sequence genome contains a region encoding:
- the LOC135953744 gene encoding NADH-cytochrome b5 reductase 3 isoform X1 — MARPISDNHIIPIAVGLVAVVAGAVIIHYLINKKSTKKPRPEPNRTARLRTLIDANDKYQLPLIEKEVLSHDTRRFRFGLPSHQHILGLPVGQHIHLIATIDNELVIRPYTPISSDDDVGYVDLVVKVYFKDTHPKFPAGGKMSQYLDQMQIGDKISFRGPSGRLQYLGNGNFSIKKLRKDPPKTVTAKRVNMIAGGTGITPMLQLVRDVLKHSEKDKTELALLFANQSEKDILLRNELDELAKKYPDQLKVWYTVDKAGEGWTYSIGFINDMMIKVNLFPADDSTITLMCGPPPMINFACNPALDQLGYHPDNRFAY; from the exons attatcCCCATTGCTGTGGGCCTAGTTGCCGTAGTAGCTGGTGctgttattattcattatttaattaataaaaaatccaCAAAGAAACCCCGCCCTGAACCAAATAGAACCGCACGCTTGCGTACTCTAATCGATGCTAATGATAAATATCAATTACCCTTGATTGAAAAAGAAGTCTTGAGTCATGATACACGCCGCTTCCGTTTCGGTTTACCCTCACATCAGCACATATTGGGTCTACCCGTGGGTCAGCATATTCATCTTATTGCCACCATTGACAATGAACTAGTGATACGTCCATATACACCTATTTCTTCCGATGATGATGTGGGTTATGTTGATCTTGTGGTTAAGGTTTATTTCAAAGATACTCATCCCAAATTTCCAGCTGGTGGCAAAATGTCTCAATATTTAGATCAAATGCAAATTGGTGATAAGATTTCGTTCCGTGGTCCTTCAGGCCGTTTGCAATATTTGGGTAATGGTAATTTCTCAATTAAGAAATTGCGTAAAGATCCTCCTAAGACTGTCACCGCTAAACGTGTTAATATGATTGCTGGTGGCACTGGTATTACTCCCATGTTGCAGTTGGTGCGTGATGTCTTGAAACATAGTGAGAAGGATAAAACTGAATTGGCTTTATTGTTTGCTAATCAG agtgaaaaagatattttattACGCAATGAACTTGATGAATTGGCCAAGAAATATCCAGATCAATTGAAAGTCTGGTATACGGTTGATAAAGCTGGTGAAG GCTGGACCTACAGTATTGGTTTTATCAACGATATGATGATTAAAGTCAATTTATTCCCCGCCGATGATTCTACCATTACTTTAATGTGTGGTCCACCACCCATGATTAATTTTGCCTGCAATCCTGCTTTGGATCAATTGGGTTATCATCCCGATAATAGATTTGcttattaa
- the LOC135953744 gene encoding NADH-cytochrome b5 reductase 3 isoform X3, with amino-acid sequence MARPISDNHIIPIAVGLVAVVAGAVIIHYLINKKSTKKPRPEPNRTARLRTLIDANDKYQLPLIEKEVLSHDTRRFRFGLPSHQHILGLPVGQHIHLIATIDNELVIRPYTPISSDDDVGYVDLVVKVYFKDTHPKFPAGGKMSQYLDQMQIGDKISFRGPSGRLQYLGNGNFSIKKLRKDPPKTVTAKRVNMIAGGTGITPMLQLVRDVLKHSEKDKTELALLFANQSEKDILLRNELDELAKKYPDQLKVWYTVDKAGEGWTYNTGYINDDMMRDHLYSPADDTLCLLCGPPPMVNYTCIPGLDRLGHKSEMRFSY; translated from the exons attatcCCCATTGCTGTGGGCCTAGTTGCCGTAGTAGCTGGTGctgttattattcattatttaattaataaaaaatccaCAAAGAAACCCCGCCCTGAACCAAATAGAACCGCACGCTTGCGTACTCTAATCGATGCTAATGATAAATATCAATTACCCTTGATTGAAAAAGAAGTCTTGAGTCATGATACACGCCGCTTCCGTTTCGGTTTACCCTCACATCAGCACATATTGGGTCTACCCGTGGGTCAGCATATTCATCTTATTGCCACCATTGACAATGAACTAGTGATACGTCCATATACACCTATTTCTTCCGATGATGATGTGGGTTATGTTGATCTTGTGGTTAAGGTTTATTTCAAAGATACTCATCCCAAATTTCCAGCTGGTGGCAAAATGTCTCAATATTTAGATCAAATGCAAATTGGTGATAAGATTTCGTTCCGTGGTCCTTCAGGCCGTTTGCAATATTTGGGTAATGGTAATTTCTCAATTAAGAAATTGCGTAAAGATCCTCCTAAGACTGTCACCGCTAAACGTGTTAATATGATTGCTGGTGGCACTGGTATTACTCCCATGTTGCAGTTGGTGCGTGATGTCTTGAAACATAGTGAGAAGGATAAAACTGAATTGGCTTTATTGTTTGCTAATCAG agtgaaaaagatattttattACGCAATGAACTTGATGAATTGGCCAAGAAATATCCAGATCAATTGAAAGTCTGGTATACGGTTGATAAAGCTGGTGAAG GCTGGACATATAATACCGGCTATATAAACGATGACATGATGAGGGATCATCTGTATTCACCAGCTGATGATACACTGTGCTTACTATGTGGACCACCACCAATGGTTAATTATACCTGTATACCTGGTCTCGATAGGCTGGGTCATAAAAGCGAAATGCGTTTTAGTTActaa
- the LOC135953744 gene encoding NADH-cytochrome b5 reductase 3 isoform X2, producing MSSKSDDIDIIPIAVGLVAVVAGAVIIHYLINKKSTKKPRPEPNRTARLRTLIDANDKYQLPLIEKEVLSHDTRRFRFGLPSHQHILGLPVGQHIHLIATIDNELVIRPYTPISSDDDVGYVDLVVKVYFKDTHPKFPAGGKMSQYLDQMQIGDKISFRGPSGRLQYLGNGNFSIKKLRKDPPKTVTAKRVNMIAGGTGITPMLQLVRDVLKHSEKDKTELALLFANQSEKDILLRNELDELAKKYPDQLKVWYTVDKAGEGWTYSIGFINDMMIKVNLFPADDSTITLMCGPPPMINFACNPALDQLGYHPDNRFAY from the exons attatcCCCATTGCTGTGGGCCTAGTTGCCGTAGTAGCTGGTGctgttattattcattatttaattaataaaaaatccaCAAAGAAACCCCGCCCTGAACCAAATAGAACCGCACGCTTGCGTACTCTAATCGATGCTAATGATAAATATCAATTACCCTTGATTGAAAAAGAAGTCTTGAGTCATGATACACGCCGCTTCCGTTTCGGTTTACCCTCACATCAGCACATATTGGGTCTACCCGTGGGTCAGCATATTCATCTTATTGCCACCATTGACAATGAACTAGTGATACGTCCATATACACCTATTTCTTCCGATGATGATGTGGGTTATGTTGATCTTGTGGTTAAGGTTTATTTCAAAGATACTCATCCCAAATTTCCAGCTGGTGGCAAAATGTCTCAATATTTAGATCAAATGCAAATTGGTGATAAGATTTCGTTCCGTGGTCCTTCAGGCCGTTTGCAATATTTGGGTAATGGTAATTTCTCAATTAAGAAATTGCGTAAAGATCCTCCTAAGACTGTCACCGCTAAACGTGTTAATATGATTGCTGGTGGCACTGGTATTACTCCCATGTTGCAGTTGGTGCGTGATGTCTTGAAACATAGTGAGAAGGATAAAACTGAATTGGCTTTATTGTTTGCTAATCAG agtgaaaaagatattttattACGCAATGAACTTGATGAATTGGCCAAGAAATATCCAGATCAATTGAAAGTCTGGTATACGGTTGATAAAGCTGGTGAAG GCTGGACCTACAGTATTGGTTTTATCAACGATATGATGATTAAAGTCAATTTATTCCCCGCCGATGATTCTACCATTACTTTAATGTGTGGTCCACCACCCATGATTAATTTTGCCTGCAATCCTGCTTTGGATCAATTGGGTTATCATCCCGATAATAGATTTGcttattaa